The DNA window GTCTAAAAATTGcccaaatttgataaaaacttcacCTTTGGGTAATTTTATGATACTGAATTTATATTTgatgtatttttttaatatttttaactcaATATTTTCACATGTAAGATGACTCAAAAATACGAATAAAAAATGCACTACATCTGAAAACCCATTTTTATTCATTGTGCATGTCTGAGAGGGAAGAAAGGCTTGTATTGGTCAAATCGAGATTATAACCTTTCAAGCGAAACCCGTTTCAGTTTAGTCGGATTTTAAACTCAAAAGATATACTCATTTGAATAACAGTGCATTGCCgcaaaaatcgaattttcttcaaaacttaTAAAGCATTACATTCCTTGACCTGATTAGTGGTTAAATCAacatgaaattaataaattataaattacaaTGGTTTAGGTTATcccaaaaattataaaaaatctaTAGTTGTTAGAAACCTCTGTAAGTCGGTAGGCAAGTCAAAATCGATAGGTTTGGTCACTGGTTTAGTGGAAttagttttgtattttttatactttaacgacatttaattagcaagaggctggaaggtgtgaaatattgttTAATAGTAAGAGCCACAGTACtaaaggaagagcaaggagataaaggaagaaagtttagaaaagcgtggaatacgGTCATATGAGGAAGCTTAGTTTCTCGTCGGCTTAaacttttgtcttctacacGCAGGAGTCATGATATTTtagcattaaatgcgaatcacccgagtctgcggcatgtccgtcCAAGCGTAAAGTCACGCAATGACTTATGCGCCAATCAACTACCACTATTAGCACAACAGTGCGACCGTATGAAACATTTGCATATATTCCCCAATACTCACCGACAGCACTTCCGGAAGATCCCGGATTTTCCGCACTGCTGCTGTTCGAATCGGGCACAGTTTCTGTCTGGTTTGGCGTCGTCACAGTACTCGGTGTAGGTGTAGGATTGCGTTCCGTCGTGTGACCTGAAATACCACCGTCAGTTGCTCCACCACCGTCAACCACGGTAGCATTGGACGTCGATGGCGTCGCGCCAACGAAAGAACAAATCTGCGGCGTTTGCTGTGTCAATATCAGGTGACAAGGGCTTTGctggaaaatgaaaaatataaaagagaGAACATAAGTATCGGATGAGTAACGGATTTGCAAATTTATGCAGttagaaaaaatatattcggataatacatgatttttcacagaGGGAACCAGTATATGATTCGTTAACTTTTGACAATGCTATGAGAAACAATTCTGGGATCGAACAAGGAATTTTTCTAATAAGCGATCGCAGCGCTATAGATAGCGTTCCTATgcactaaaaaatcgattttctccaATGCAATCAAATGAGTGTTCTATCTGTGATGAAAATACAATTTGTAGTGAAACCAAACAAACATTCTCCAAAATTCAAGGTGAACGTCAAAAGTTCATTGATGGCAACATCCAATCAAATTAATGCATTACCAATCAGTGCAGTGTTATTATCACATTTGAAGTTGTGCTCAACATGTCCGACAGGCGTCATTTTTGCACTGTTTTCTATTTTCAAATTCTGACTCATTATGACAGAATTTGCGAAAAATACGGTATCTTTGATCTAATCGAAAAACACCTTCTCGTCCCAAGTCGTCTTCTTATCGATCGTTGTCCCGACTGTCAGTGGAAACAAAGTTGCAATTTCGGATATATTCGCAATCAAAGTACGATAAAATTCGGTATAAAACTCTCTATCCCAGCAGAGAAAAACATCAATCTTCGAGAAAGGTTCCCAGAGATCAAACGCCTGCTGAAAATGAAATGTGAGTTGATACCTGTGAATTGCATTAATTTTGTTATTAATTCTCTTTTGAAACAGTCGTCTACGCACTCGCCGCACTCCTCGCCCTGGCATCCGGGTGTACCCGAGATGACACCGATGGACGACCGGATTGCAATGCCGTCGAGATGAGCCAACGCTTCTGGCGCAACCACTGGGATCCTACCGCTTACTGGGAGTGCGAAACTGCTAACGCTCCTGCTACGGCACGTCGCTGCCCAACGGAAGGAATGTTCGATTCAGCCCAGCTTACCTGCATCAACTGGGCAGACTGGACCTGGACCGAGACGTGCAAACCACCGAGCAAGGATCAGTAGTCGGTTTGTAGTCGAAGGTTGGATCGGTGATAAGTTGTACATTTTGCTGAATACATGAGGTTGATTTTCTAGAAAAAGCAATGCGTTTGGtatgaaaataatttaaattggtGGAAGTGGCATAAAGTTTGTAGCAAGGTCCGACCCAAAATCCGAAAACTGTTTGTTGCTAGAATTCCGACAGGACGATTAGTTAaggaaatataatataatacaatacAAAATACTAAACAGTCTGGATTCTTCACTCCCGAAAGAGTAATGGATCCTACTGATGaagcctatagctctttaccatatTGTGTTAGGGACAATTACATAATCATAAGTTTTAGCTTATCTATGAATAGAAAACCAAAAATCTGGATACACAATTGCATTACTGTAGGGCCATTACATagcaaatgatatgatgttccgtaatcggactCTCAaaaatcacacgaataatactcagtacgctgaatagtagccatgtgataattgaattTGCAATGTTCAGTCAGTgctctgactagaatactgcgattgtgcttggaaaaatgcatcaaattcttatacattttcatactcACATCTggtagaaaagtttttgtttgaacgaAAGTtggcaagctacgccaatggttggcatgttcggaggcagcccaagagcgaatcttgtacTTTATCTAATTAATCGACAATGGTAAAACTGGTTCTGGTCCAATGAAGTCAGTCGCAGAACCTTCTCTAACCAATTCGTCTGCCACTTTATTTCCatcagtaataccggaattaTCGGGTACCCATGAAAGGTAGATAGCATTCGCAAGActgagttcttcgatttgagttaaACATGCTATTAATAATCTTGATCTCGAACCTGCTGAACTGAGTGCGTTTGGGGCAGCTTAACtatcagagcaaaaataaattctttttccGCAAATTCACTTTGAAATGTCGATTGTACGCTACAAAGAATctcgaagatttctgcttgcaATAAGGTGCCAAGCGAAGAAAATGTCTAATCTCATTTTACGATAGTAGACACCAGCAGCGCCTCGGCCCGCCAGCAATGAACCGACCATTTGACAAAAGTAAGATTGCTTACTGAAAGCGTTCTACGCAGGACTATTGTGTCTACATACCTGCAAAAGCTGTAGAGATCGATGGTGTGATCTCCTGACAGGGTTTGAAGTACGAAAACCTATTAAAGTACTAGGTCGGCTGTTTCGGGGATCACTCACTTCAACGGGTGAAGATTTTgaaatgcaagcaattgtatttggagaaaaaagcGGACAATAAGAGTACAACTTATTCCCTATCAGACTCGATTCGGTTGATTTTCGCCGGGCTTTCTCTTCCTAACTATGTTCTACTGGACAATGTTCAACTAACTATTCGTCTGTTTGTATCGTGGATTATTAATTGTACGAATTGCAAACAGTTTGCCATACAGTCACCTAATGTGGCAATAAGAAACGGCAAAAGTGGGGGAAGAACATCAGGATAATTTCTGCGTTAAAAAGACTGAAAAGTGCATTTTTTCGCGGAGATAAACTTCTTACGGAGCGCTCGAAGCGTTGTTATGtagaaatgtcaaaaaaatgccCGCAACCTATCCATTCCAAACATTTCTATGCTCATTTGGCTCGTGTTGAGGATGAATCTGATGATCCACATTCCACAACATCTTTTGAATATCCGGAAACGTCCAGGAAGAGGATTAATCTGTCCTCTCCTAAACTGCTTCATAGGGGTTAAAAGGTGTCCCTCTCTGTGAGTGCTCCAACTACACCTAACAAAACCAATGAAAGTGCTACCCTAAAACCGAAACTAGTTACTCCCGGACGTGGAACGATTGTATCCCTCGATACATCAATGAAAGAGATCACCAATTTGAACACTGTTCtccagtggaacagcagaagtatcctcccgaaaaccgattccttcaaaatttaaGATGCATTGCATTATCCGAAACATGGCAAACTTCTGCGACAGATTCCACGATTTTTATATCCAGACAAATAGGATCGTAGAAACCCCTACGGAGAAGTACTTTTGGGAAATAAAAAgagctattctttcaatcgaatgaaCCTcacttcgacaccaggcattgatgTTGCCACTTGTCAAATTAAAATCAATGGCAAAGACCTTTACATTGCTTCTATCTGTAGTCCTCCTATAGCTTCGATAGGACACCGTACGCTTTTGTAATATCACGAAATTCCTACCGGCAGGGCGGCTAGTTATAGGAGACTCTAAGTACTCAGAGGTGTACACGGAAAAGTTCTTTGTTTAAAAAACCTTCCTTAATGATGGATCATTTTCAGAAAGTACGCAATTGAATAGCTTCAGCTAGTACTCAACGTTAGAAAAAACAATAGAGAGCTTGCTGAAAGCCAAAagacgcagttattggcgccagtTCGTCGATGGGTTAATGAGAGAAACATCACACTCCTTAGAACACAGCTCAacttgtgtgtgtttttttttacaatggagaagacctttacgtcctagcccagtacacgtgctattggtagggtccaatctaccacacggggtgcactgggggcgtgtcgggctcgaatggttactagccattaataccgactaaactccattgggctccgccatcattcctcccaggaactacctctcggtattacttctggggggatggctgtactaaatgtactcattcactctcactcacgcgttcatacgtcctgtatgaggcttacttgggtgctctctcaatcgcactttgattcactctcaaacactcccacatgaggctgacttttgtgctcacctttttcgttccttgcgaggctgacttgtgtgctcaccttactcattccttggtaggcttacttttgtgctcgccccacccataccatgtgaggctgacttgggtgctcaccctaccacctgattcactctcaatcgtgccactctgttgtacctttgtcactccccctgatatcccatgtgggacattctTCTTAGGcgccacttctgacataccatgtgaggctgacttttgtgctcacccttaacataccgtgtgagactgactgggatgctcaccctttcactcctctgccacgccatgaggcatcgatagctaagttccaacatactacgctacgaccctcccgtcttggcatgaggcagtccacttatacgcctatacactcactcttctgtcatGCTTCGGGGTggttgggtttaccccttacgcggttgccagtcgctgagccaaacctgcctcggcatgaacagaccattcactcccttttttgcgcttggcctttttcgctccagctaaccaatcactagttagccgtgcccgtcgtctgttgctcggttcgccagattacctgtagcctactggcaatctggatggtagcagccgagactgcgttccacttctccaccgattgacacatccgctgaataagggtatcaggggttgtgtcccagccacagacgtcaagcattgctcttctttcgacgtcgaaccgatgacatacgaacagtatgtgttcggcagtttcgtctacacctgggcagtccgggcagactggcaCCTCCGCGTGCCccaacctgtggaggtactgtcggaaacagccatggcctgacaggaattgtgtcaggtggaagtgaacttccccatggggtcttcccacccagctcgatatgctaggtatcagccggtgggtccacctacctttcgaggagttatcccactccgaccgggctcctctatttccacgtagctcgaaacactcctcccgaatgaccagcccgactggcatcatgctcgctatcacgcaggatgcatcgtgtgataccgtgcggtaggcagatatcactctgaggcacatcacgcggtaggtgctctccagtttctgtaggtaactggttaccctcagtgctcttgaccatgacgggccgccgtacctgaggatagatacggcaacgcctgccagtaacctacgtctactggcgcacacctttgagctgttggacatcattctcgatagtgccgcaacagcagtcgacgctctcttgcacgtatagtcgacatggctgccgaaggtcagcttgtcgtctataatgactccgagagactccagacttcgctgtgaagtgatcgcgacttctcccacatggataactgcatgttgtgccgacttgcggttgttgacgataactacctccgtcttatgatgagcgagctccaggcctctcgcgctcatccattcctccactgtgctgatcgcgtgttctgtggttagttctacctcaggaattgactccccgtagacctccaaggttacgtcgtcagcaaagccgacgatcttgactccaggagggaacttcagtctcagaaccccgtcatacatgaggttccatagcaccttGTGTGTAACCGAAGCCAAGTGTTTCGATGTAGACAACCAACCGTGTCGCGTCTCTTCATGACACCGCGAACGAATcattgttttcgatggtggaattCTGACTTGCTCTCTCGTCAGGCAACAACAACGCTCCGGGATTGAACAGAATTAAATTGAACTTGTCGAAGAATGGGCCTGACTCTGCGAAAATGCGCTggttaaatttatttaacaagttacTCGAAAGCCACAGTCCCTcatgattggaggcaagtgaaggtcatcgccatctcaaaacaaggaaaaccagcctccggcCACAAATCGTATCGGCCAATATCAATGTTGTCCTGTACCCGGaagttgtttgaaaaaatgatcCTGTTCCGCCACGATAATCGGGTCGAAGCTAataacttactgtcagatacacaatttggcttggCTTGGGAAGCACGAACGATTACCTTGCGTAGTtctcaacaaaaatttaaaaaatgtctGCAACGAGCAGATTATCActtttcttggatattaagcgTACTTTTGATACAGTTTTAATCACTGAAACCAACGTTCAAATGACTTTTTGTGAAAGTACCTTTCGCATGGCAATTTAACAAAATCATGATTAagctaccctagtaacaattgaggttttatgatagttttatagccactcataaaacttagattgcacttgtagcgtgctataaaactaaaattgttacTTTGGTAGATAGGTCTTCCTCGGGGCTCATTTCTATATACCCTAAACCGCCCTCCCTCATACATACTCATAATAAAACTCAATTATTCCCCGTTGCATATCGAAGTGTATTCCTAGTTTGGAGACAACTGTAAAAATGTTCCTTTTagatttaatattttaatataaaaaaaaattccaattgTAATCTCCTACTTTAACAAAACTTAAAATATCAAAACTTTTTCCATGTtcgttttattaaattttatagcCTACCATGGCCCTACCATCctcatttttgtttcatttatgcTTCCGGATTCACTTCCTTAGAATGCTTCCGAAGTGCGTGCTTGATAATAGCCTAGCATTTCTCAATCGATCGTAGTTCCAGTGCGTTCGGGGAGTTAATATCCATTGGCATCAAATTGACCTACGTAGTCTGGTTCCACCGGTCAGAAAAAACTTAGGATCATGGTGAAACCCCAAAAGTGGAAGTAGACGTTTTTGGAAACTTTCTTTCGAGTACACCTGCCCATAGGTCCCCTCCGTTCTCTCCCACCCAAACGTTGGCACGAACAGCTTCGCTTTCCATACGagcaaattgcctgccaaatcatgtatttttggGAAACTAAGACATCTTCTGTTTTCTAACTTCCTCGGAGACGTCGAACCTATGACGAGAAGTTAAGAAAAGGGGTCCAGGAAGCTGCCGGAAATCTGCTTTCATATAAGTATCGTCACCCATGACGAGACAACATGGTTTCGTCAACAGCACGCAATACACACGTGATTTCCCTCCTGTGTTCTGCCGTACATCGCGGTTCGGCGCCTTTTTGACTTTGTACGTGTGTGGTCCTTGGGGTTTTGTTGCATTTTGCACAAAACTTTTGCCTAAATGATGTTTTCAACATTGAAAATTTCTTAGTTCACTATCTGGAGCTgcgtgtcattctaaaatctaaaatatttcGAGATCCCATTTTTTTTTGCGCCACcatttgaacgctaataactttgttatttatggACGGCTTTTTTGTTTAATTGTTATGAATAGATCTCGGGAAAAGTGTTAACTGACATACCCATATGAATCAAACAATAGAGACGGCACATAAGTGATTAAACTCGTTGCTCGCTTTTCGAACGAGCAACACCTAGGCAATAATGTCCAGACGGTACGTTTCAAATCGCACAGCACGGTGAAGAGCACGCAATACACTTTGTACATAGCAAGGAAACAATAAGACCGAGTCGCATATACACGATGATTTGCAAAGTTGGTGGGCTTTGGTTTGAACACTGCAGGTTTCGACTTGTGTGTGCTGCTTGTAAATTTACGTTGGGGCTAGGAcaaattgatttatttttatgcttgtgtgCGCGTTGGGTTGATGAGGCGCCAAATGTTTTTGATGGTTTGTATATACGTAGGATAATTAGCCTATTGGCACACACGTTTTATATTTCGGATATACGTGATGCGTTTTAATCACTAGCGCATCTGGCATGTTTCTGTAGGTATGTCTAAAGCATGGGCAGACTTAATTGGGTTTGCATCTACTGAAATTCGGGGGTGATCTGAAGTTGTTGGTGGGTGGGCGTGAGTTGaagttatgttagagcagtttcagTATTGATATTTGTTTTACATAGATTAAACTAAAGCGATGCTTGGTAGTCAACTTAAAGGTAAAGCCATCTAAGATTGGTTTATATTACAGAATTAGTATTTTATATCATTTAAATCTCTTATGgcataacgggtgttcaataaaaaagaaaaagattttcagtcatgtagttaaaaaacaaaattttttcaaccaattcagcattttttattaaaaaaaataataaaaattctcAATGGGACGACACTAAAGCAAGagggtcgggttcctttctttcggcacgtacggtatctttttctgcttaagctactccagcgtcttcttggcgtaatgggaagacgccttgttcAGCCAGAAGATATACTTCTCATCCGCATGATGCTGCTTAATCTTCCGGCGGTAgcactagtgcactgagtgcatgctgctctgaaaatctagcgaaattgtcttagggcaccagtaCTCTTGTTTattgatggccagaccactcggtttgaaccacggctttgaaatacctctgtccgatatgacgatgtacagcataccttttttcaaatttatgcttaaacttatatagTACTTCGAGGAGTGTGTCCTCAATCTTGAGGGTTCGgcgaatcaaggtatgggagcagtgatattttcggccggcgccGAATTTCCGTCcatgttgtcgaacagctttttcaacacttccttcttcttcttcgtcattatcttcaccGTTCCACGCTCGAGGATGCCAGGATCAGGTTAACTGTACTCACGAGCACATTTTCGTCTcaaaagtggtctaccgtaaactttttgccacgatgaccatgcgtttcgtaaaaccgtaca is part of the Topomyia yanbarensis strain Yona2022 chromosome 1, ASM3024719v1, whole genome shotgun sequence genome and encodes:
- the LOC131683408 gene encoding uncharacterized protein LOC131683408, producing the protein MKFVYALAALLALASGCTRDDTDGRPDCNAVEMSQRFWRNHWDPTAYWECETANAPATARRCPTEGMFDSAQLTCINWADWTWTETCKPPSKDQ